A single region of the Chloroflexota bacterium genome encodes:
- a CDS encoding amidohydrolase family protein translates to MVYDLAINNGLVVNADGQFQASIGIRNGVIATISSTELPAQGVIDAAGKLVMPGVIDAHAHFDLQQGQGPDAARTCDDYVSGPRAAACSGVTTFIDFAIQKQGQPARRELEGRIARAKEGSGIDFSFHAGITDASDETLSELASIMEMGVPSFKFFLTYRRWGFAVDLGFLYAAMAEIRKKDGVVAIHGEHDEIVEYLREMYHRQGKREMIYHSLSRPDFSEEICFQEAIPLARETGVKLYLVHVSTEKGLRAITAARWEGVRVYAETCPHYLAFTAEVYRQEDGVLYTMTPPLRPPGNREALWQGVVDGRIDVVAADHNSFSRQLKPKSSSYMDVAPGVASTPTLLPYLYTTGVAEGRISPSRLVELLCANPARIYGVPNKGVIAVGYDADINIIDPQAEFIVRGEEMDLGEGGYTIFEGWTMRGRPEMTISRGQVVAEKGRFVGQIGRGRFIERGFV, encoded by the coding sequence GTGGTGTACGATCTTGCCATTAACAATGGTCTGGTAGTCAACGCTGACGGCCAATTCCAGGCCAGTATCGGCATCCGCAATGGAGTCATCGCCACGATTAGCAGCACCGAGTTGCCTGCCCAAGGGGTCATCGACGCCGCAGGCAAGCTGGTCATGCCCGGCGTCATCGATGCCCACGCCCATTTCGACCTGCAACAAGGACAAGGGCCTGATGCCGCCCGTACCTGTGATGATTATGTCAGCGGCCCTCGGGCGGCAGCCTGTAGCGGTGTTACTACCTTTATCGACTTCGCCATCCAGAAGCAGGGCCAGCCAGCGCGTCGCGAGCTGGAGGGGCGCATCGCCCGGGCGAAGGAGGGCTCCGGCATCGATTTCTCCTTCCACGCCGGCATAACTGACGCCTCGGACGAGACCCTGTCGGAGCTAGCCTCTATTATGGAGATGGGGGTGCCCTCCTTTAAGTTTTTCCTGACCTATAGGAGATGGGGTTTCGCGGTGGATCTGGGCTTCCTCTACGCCGCTATGGCCGAGATTCGTAAGAAGGATGGTGTCGTGGCCATCCATGGCGAACACGATGAGATCGTGGAGTACTTGCGCGAGATGTATCATCGTCAGGGGAAGCGAGAGATGATTTACCATTCTCTCAGCCGCCCCGATTTCAGCGAGGAGATCTGCTTCCAGGAAGCCATCCCGCTGGCGCGAGAGACCGGGGTGAAGCTCTACTTGGTACATGTTTCTACCGAGAAGGGATTGCGGGCTATCACTGCTGCCCGATGGGAAGGCGTCAGGGTGTACGCTGAGACCTGCCCCCATTACCTGGCCTTCACCGCTGAGGTCTACCGCCAGGAGGATGGTGTCCTCTACACCATGACCCCACCGCTGCGCCCTCCGGGAAATAGAGAGGCTCTCTGGCAGGGAGTGGTGGATGGACGCATCGATGTGGTGGCAGCCGATCACAATAGCTTCTCCCGCCAGCTCAAGCCCAAGTCCAGCAGTTATATGGATGTAGCCCCAGGGGTGGCCAGCACGCCGACACTATTGCCTTATCTCTACACGACGGGGGTGGCCGAGGGGCGCATCAGTCCCTCAAGGCTGGTGGAGTTGCTCTGCGCTAACCCGGCTCGCATCTACGGGGTGCCCAACAAGGGGGTCATCGCTGTGGGTTACGATGCTGATATCAACATCATTGACCCTCAGGCTGAGTTCATCGTGCGGGGCGAGGAGATGGACTTGGGAGAGGGGGGATATACCATCTTCGAGGGCTGGACCATGCGTGGCCGCCCGGAAATGACCATCTCTCGTGGCCAGGTGGTGGCCGAAAAAGGCCGGTTCGTGGGTCAGATAGGACGTGGCCGCTTTATCGAACGTGGCTTCGTATAA
- a CDS encoding 4Fe-4S binding protein, translating into MIIDQDKCTRCIQCMPYCPVGAIVVDKVNKNIVIDLDSCVECGTCLRVDICPEDALVQQSLTWPRTIRSALSNPLVVHRDTRIPGRGTEEMKTNDVTGRYGPGVVGMALEMGRPGTSTSFHDIQRVTQALAALDIDFELQNPLTMLMTDRDRGTFDPEILDERVLSAIIEFDIPLRGIPEVMAVIQQVAQEISTVFSLNICGLVERDGRQPSLGILMALGIQPSLNGKTNVGLGRPAFDFYAKRGEG; encoded by the coding sequence GTGATCATCGACCAAGATAAATGCACCCGTTGTATCCAATGTATGCCCTATTGCCCTGTGGGGGCTATCGTTGTAGACAAGGTTAACAAGAATATAGTTATTGATCTGGATAGCTGTGTGGAGTGTGGCACATGCTTGAGGGTGGACATCTGCCCCGAGGATGCCCTGGTGCAACAGTCCCTTACCTGGCCTCGCACTATCCGCAGCGCCCTTAGTAATCCCCTGGTAGTGCATCGGGACACGCGCATCCCCGGTCGGGGCACCGAGGAAATGAAGACCAACGATGTCACTGGACGGTATGGACCGGGCGTGGTGGGGATGGCCCTGGAAATGGGGCGGCCGGGAACCTCGACCAGCTTCCACGATATACAGCGGGTTACCCAAGCCCTGGCTGCCTTAGACATCGATTTCGAGCTCCAGAATCCCCTGACTATGCTTATGACTGACAGGGATAGGGGCACCTTCGACCCTGAGATCCTGGACGAACGGGTACTATCAGCTATTATCGAGTTCGATATCCCTTTGAGGGGAATACCAGAAGTCATGGCCGTGATACAGCAGGTGGCCCAGGAGATCAGCACGGTCTTCAGCCTGAACATCTGTGGGCTGGTGGAGCGGGATGGCAGACAGCCCTCGCTAGGGATATTGATGGCTTTGGGCATACAGCCCTCGCTTAATGGCAAGACCAACGTCGGGTTGGGGCGACCAGCCTTTGATTTCTATGCTAAAAGAGGTGAGGGATGA
- a CDS encoding zinc-binding dehydrogenase: protein MANKSKAAVLEAPRKMVLRQFPLPQIGDRDFLLKVELVSICGGDPIEYEGRNVKTHYPLILGHEMVGTVVEVGEHAARRYGIQVGDRVNVEPYILCGECRYCLTGYYQFCERSSVYGVNISCAEPPYLWGAYAEYMYGAPGSRVHKLDPQVPLEAGVMTSVLGNGVRWIRTLGKVRFGESVVVVGPGAQGMATVIAAKESGAAPVIVVGRTRNPAKWDLIREFGADHLVDLAREVDPIGVVSDILGGQLADVVVECSGAAEMMQLGLELARPVGRYVLTGTCGYEKVSLITDLIVFKELQILGGLGQSWDTEVAARLINSRRYAIEKMITHVFPLERADEAIRFFMEKRGEVIRVAIKP, encoded by the coding sequence GTGGCTAACAAGTCCAAGGCGGCCGTTTTGGAAGCGCCCCGCAAGATGGTACTTCGCCAGTTTCCTCTCCCCCAGATTGGGGATAGGGATTTTCTGCTCAAGGTGGAGCTGGTCTCTATCTGTGGTGGCGATCCCATAGAGTATGAGGGCCGTAACGTCAAAACCCACTATCCCTTGATTCTGGGCCACGAGATGGTGGGCACGGTAGTGGAGGTGGGAGAGCATGCTGCCCGACGATACGGCATCCAGGTAGGCGACCGAGTCAATGTGGAGCCTTATATCCTCTGTGGGGAGTGCCGCTACTGTCTCACGGGATACTATCAATTCTGCGAGCGCTCCAGCGTCTACGGCGTCAACATCTCCTGCGCTGAGCCTCCCTATCTCTGGGGTGCCTACGCTGAGTATATGTACGGTGCCCCCGGATCAAGGGTTCACAAGCTGGACCCTCAGGTACCTTTGGAGGCTGGGGTGATGACCTCCGTATTGGGCAATGGCGTGCGCTGGATACGCACCTTGGGAAAAGTGCGTTTTGGGGAGTCGGTAGTGGTGGTGGGTCCAGGGGCGCAGGGGATGGCTACGGTTATCGCGGCTAAGGAGTCTGGGGCAGCGCCAGTGATCGTTGTCGGGCGTACCCGAAACCCGGCCAAATGGGATCTAATCCGGGAATTCGGGGCAGATCATCTAGTGGACCTGGCACGGGAAGTGGATCCTATCGGAGTTGTCTCAGATATCCTGGGGGGACAGCTGGCCGACGTAGTGGTGGAGTGCAGCGGCGCGGCGGAGATGATGCAGCTGGGCCTGGAGCTGGCCCGTCCTGTAGGACGATACGTACTGACCGGCACCTGTGGCTACGAAAAAGTGTCCCTGATTACTGATCTCATCGTCTTCAAAGAGTTGCAGATCCTGGGCGGGTTAGGGCAATCCTGGGATACGGAAGTAGCGGCGCGCCTCATCAACAGCCGTCGCTATGCTATCGAGAAGATGATCACTCATGTTTTCCCCCTGGAGCGTGCCGACGAGGCGATACGTTTCTTCATGGAGAAGCGAGGCGAAGTGATTCGCGTGGCCATCAAGCCCTAA
- the fdrA gene encoding acyl-CoA synthetase FdrA, with product MPVKDLIKHDTYQDSVFLMRLAQEISQMEGVQVASALMATPQNKEVLKNTSLLTPDAERAGPNDLVIVVAATSATIAEEALRRAEERLVTIQVPARETGMATVLPRNLDGALRRWPQANLVSISTPGPYAAAEALKALKRGLHVFLFSDNVSLEDELMLKRRAQESDLLVMGPDCGTAIIRGVPLGFANAVRRGTIGLVAASGSGLQEVTSLIHNWGGGVSQAIGTGSRDLHGEIGGISMRMGIDALQEDDDTKVLVLLSKPPEPRVASAILDHIATACISVVVCFLGGDPADIQARDALAATTLEEAAWLAVCLSQGWDMTSPLPSEDLSDTAAAQRRGFSPEQRYISGLFSGGTLCYEAMLILQRVGRIPYSNVPLRPEWAWSPSRPVASDLILDLGSDEFTVGRPHPMIDFRTRLAYLKGAGQDPQVRVILLDVILGYGAHPDPAGELAPAIADAKDRAGAEGRSLAIVASICGTDDDPQGFLAQKEKLQRAGAVIAPTSAQAARLAVAIAVDDGAGGV from the coding sequence TTGCCTGTCAAAGATCTGATCAAGCACGATACTTATCAAGACTCCGTATTCCTTATGCGGCTGGCCCAAGAAATATCCCAAATGGAAGGAGTGCAGGTGGCCTCAGCCCTTATGGCCACGCCGCAGAACAAAGAAGTATTGAAAAATACATCGCTGTTGACGCCAGATGCAGAGAGGGCAGGACCCAATGACTTAGTCATAGTGGTGGCAGCCACATCAGCAACCATAGCCGAGGAGGCGCTGAGACGTGCTGAGGAACGCCTGGTCACCATTCAGGTGCCTGCCCGGGAGACAGGAATGGCGACCGTGCTGCCGCGCAACCTGGATGGTGCCTTACGACGCTGGCCTCAGGCCAATCTGGTGTCTATCTCCACACCAGGGCCGTATGCTGCGGCCGAGGCCCTCAAGGCCTTAAAGAGGGGATTACATGTTTTCCTTTTCAGCGATAACGTCTCACTGGAGGACGAATTGATGCTGAAGCGAAGGGCTCAGGAGTCTGATTTATTGGTGATGGGGCCCGATTGTGGCACGGCTATTATTCGGGGTGTTCCCCTGGGCTTCGCTAACGCCGTACGGCGGGGAACTATAGGACTGGTGGCTGCCTCAGGCAGTGGACTACAGGAGGTGACCTCCCTCATCCACAACTGGGGAGGGGGCGTCTCCCAGGCTATTGGGACAGGCAGCCGCGATCTACACGGGGAGATCGGGGGCATCAGCATGCGCATGGGCATCGACGCTCTACAGGAGGATGATGATACGAAGGTGCTGGTCCTGCTTTCCAAGCCCCCTGAGCCCCGCGTAGCCTCGGCCATCTTGGATCATATTGCCACAGCCTGCATCTCCGTAGTAGTCTGCTTCCTGGGCGGGGACCCCGCCGATATTCAAGCCAGGGACGCTTTGGCAGCTACTACTCTGGAGGAGGCAGCCTGGCTCGCCGTCTGCCTGAGTCAGGGCTGGGATATGACCTCTCCACTGCCGTCGGAAGACCTCTCGGACACAGCGGCTGCCCAGCGTAGGGGGTTCTCGCCGGAACAGAGGTATATTAGCGGTCTATTCTCTGGGGGCACTCTCTGCTATGAGGCCATGCTCATCCTGCAGCGGGTGGGCCGTATTCCTTACTCTAACGTTCCCCTGAGGCCAGAATGGGCCTGGTCGCCCTCCAGACCAGTAGCCAGCGATCTGATTCTGGATCTGGGCAGCGATGAGTTCACGGTGGGGCGGCCTCACCCTATGATTGACTTCCGCACACGTCTCGCCTATCTGAAGGGAGCTGGGCAAGACCCTCAGGTGAGGGTCATATTGCTGGATGTTATCTTAGGGTATGGTGCTCATCCAGATCCAGCGGGCGAACTGGCGCCGGCCATTGCGGACGCTAAAGATCGCGCCGGCGCTGAAGGCCGCTCGTTGGCGATCGTGGCCTCGATCTGTGGAACAGACGACGATCCGCAAGGGTTCCTGGCCCAAAAAGAGAAACTGCAACGAGCAGGTGCAGTGATCGCTCCAACCAGTGCCCAGGCAGCGCGGTTGGCGGTGGCGATAGCTGTCGACGATGGGGCAGGCGGAGTATGA
- a CDS encoding DUF1116 domain-containing protein, producing the protein MSKMQQLLSDKPRLINIGLRSFADGARQRGAEVFPLDWRPPGRGDAYLARLVALLADDDAGPGAAVAAANRIALQRLSESQPVWVDVQPARQALADMDDHTILHAGPLVAWEDMCGPMRGGIIGALIYEGLAGDPKEAKALAGSGQVQLAPCHSRYAVGPMAGIISPSMPVVVVRNEAYGNVAFATLNEGWGRTLRFGAYDEAVMARLKWMEQTLAPALKKAIKHLGGINVKSITARALQMGDECHNRDLAATALLFKELAPALAAVNLRGGVLREVLHFLSQQEHFFLNISMAACKASLHAAAGLSNSTLVTVVARNGVEVGIQVSCSGERWYTAPATIPLGLFFPGYSEGDANPDLGDSAISETAGIGAFAMGAAPAIVQFVGGTPEDALRFTLEMYEITLGENPHYALPPLSFRGTPTGIDIRRVVETGIAPVVNTGIAHKESGHGLVGAGIVPVPLECFEKALRGVAEAMNVH; encoded by the coding sequence ATGTCCAAAATGCAGCAACTTCTATCCGACAAACCCCGGCTGATCAACATCGGACTGAGATCCTTTGCTGACGGAGCCAGGCAGAGGGGAGCGGAGGTCTTCCCTCTGGATTGGCGCCCGCCGGGGCGGGGGGACGCCTATCTAGCCCGTCTGGTGGCTCTTTTGGCCGACGATGATGCTGGACCAGGCGCAGCCGTGGCCGCGGCTAACCGGATAGCCCTCCAGAGGCTCAGCGAGTCCCAGCCCGTCTGGGTGGATGTCCAACCTGCCCGCCAGGCCCTGGCTGATATGGACGACCATACCATCCTGCACGCCGGTCCACTCGTGGCCTGGGAGGATATGTGCGGCCCCATGCGAGGTGGCATCATCGGTGCCCTCATTTATGAGGGACTGGCCGGTGACCCCAAGGAGGCCAAGGCGCTAGCCGGCAGCGGTCAGGTGCAGCTCGCCCCCTGTCATTCTCGCTATGCTGTGGGACCCATGGCCGGGATAATCTCTCCCTCTATGCCTGTCGTTGTGGTGCGCAACGAGGCTTATGGCAATGTGGCCTTCGCCACCCTGAATGAAGGTTGGGGCCGAACCCTCCGCTTCGGTGCTTATGATGAGGCAGTAATGGCCCGACTCAAGTGGATGGAGCAAACACTGGCGCCAGCCCTGAAGAAAGCCATCAAGCATCTGGGTGGTATCAATGTCAAGAGCATCACCGCCCGAGCCCTACAGATGGGAGATGAATGTCATAATCGGGACCTGGCAGCTACGGCGCTGCTCTTCAAAGAGCTTGCCCCTGCCCTGGCGGCGGTCAACCTGCGGGGAGGGGTCCTGCGAGAAGTACTGCATTTCCTGTCCCAACAGGAACACTTTTTCCTCAACATCTCTATGGCTGCCTGTAAAGCCAGCCTCCACGCTGCTGCAGGGCTCAGCAACAGCACTCTAGTCACTGTTGTAGCCCGCAATGGGGTGGAGGTGGGTATACAGGTGAGCTGTAGCGGCGAGCGCTGGTACACGGCCCCGGCCACCATACCCCTGGGCCTTTTCTTCCCTGGCTATTCTGAGGGTGATGCCAATCCTGATCTAGGCGACAGCGCTATCTCAGAAACGGCTGGTATTGGTGCCTTCGCTATGGGCGCGGCCCCGGCTATCGTCCAGTTCGTGGGCGGCACCCCTGAGGATGCCCTGCGCTTTACCTTAGAGATGTATGAGATAACGTTGGGCGAGAACCCTCACTATGCGCTTCCACCATTATCTTTTCGTGGCACCCCCACCGGCATAGATATCCGCAGGGTAGTGGAGACGGGCATAGCCCCAGTGGTCAACACCGGTATCGCCCATAAGGAATCCGGCCACGGTCTAGTGGGAGCAGGGATCGTGCCTGTGCCCCTGGAATGTTTCGAGAAGGCATTGCGGGGCGTGGCTGAGGCCATGAATGTCCACTAG
- a CDS encoding M42 family peptidase, translating to MKANLYDLLNELTRIPAVSGAEQGVVTYLKCAFAESADEVQVDPMGNLTVTLKGFAQGPRAMLVAHADEVGGIVRTILPNGYLRFQILGFVSDSILPASRVLIGGEVPGVIGAQTAYLEDPADKDRVKTIAELFIDVGAHSEEEARRWGIREGDPLTFVGELFRMKDPDRVCGKAIDNRIGCALLIALFQLLAGKELPLSLHAVVTVQEETTMSGAQMAAITLRPDFAIVVDTVPSDDTPAVWPPDQPALILGKGPVIQLAEGVRPAYVGTLAHPGIKRLIIDTAETHHIPYQLSAMYGYWTTDAARIHPQAGGIPTGFISVPRRYAHSPVEVLDLNDAVYALQLLEALVLRADIRDYLHFISPEK from the coding sequence ATGAAAGCGAATCTGTATGATCTCCTAAACGAGCTAACACGCATTCCAGCTGTATCCGGAGCCGAACAGGGTGTGGTCACCTACTTGAAGTGTGCCTTCGCAGAGTCGGCTGACGAGGTACAGGTTGACCCCATGGGCAACCTTACAGTCACACTCAAGGGGTTCGCCCAGGGACCACGGGCGATGCTGGTAGCCCACGCTGATGAGGTGGGTGGCATAGTGCGGACCATACTCCCCAACGGCTACCTCCGCTTCCAGATCCTGGGTTTCGTAAGCGATAGCATCTTGCCCGCCAGTCGGGTCTTGATCGGAGGGGAAGTCCCCGGAGTCATAGGTGCGCAAACAGCCTATCTGGAGGATCCCGCGGACAAGGATCGGGTCAAAACTATAGCAGAGCTCTTCATAGACGTTGGTGCTCATAGTGAGGAGGAAGCCCGTCGCTGGGGGATTCGCGAGGGCGATCCGCTGACCTTCGTCGGCGAGCTTTTCCGCATGAAGGATCCGGACCGAGTTTGTGGCAAGGCCATCGACAATCGCATCGGCTGCGCGCTACTTATCGCCCTGTTCCAGCTGCTGGCGGGAAAAGAGCTACCGCTTAGCCTTCACGCTGTGGTCACAGTGCAGGAGGAGACGACCATGAGCGGGGCCCAAATGGCCGCTATCACCCTCCGTCCGGACTTCGCTATCGTCGTGGACACCGTTCCGTCTGATGATACCCCAGCGGTATGGCCACCCGACCAGCCCGCCCTCATTCTGGGAAAGGGCCCGGTGATCCAACTGGCAGAAGGAGTGCGGCCAGCCTATGTAGGCACCTTGGCCCACCCGGGCATCAAACGGCTGATCATCGATACCGCTGAGACCCATCATATCCCCTATCAATTATCGGCCATGTATGGCTACTGGACCACCGATGCGGCCCGCATACACCCTCAGGCGGGAGGGATACCCACTGGTTTCATCTCCGTGCCTCGGCGCTACGCCCACTCCCCTGTTGAAGTGCTGGACCTCAACGATGCTGTCTACGCCTTGCAGCTCCTGGAGGCCCTCGTGCTGCGAGCTGATATCCGCGATTATCTCCACTTCATATCCCCAGAAAAGTAG
- a CDS encoding MerR family transcriptional regulator, whose amino-acid sequence MEGQAVGFFTIGEVGRMVGVSQSTLRLWEQRGLLKPARRNGNHRLYSPDDINLLKKIKYLVRAEGLNLAGVRHTLKQEGEPLPAVEPTAAHVAGIGAKLRTLRTERKLTLADVSRLTGLSITFLSRVETSKAKISVSTLQKLAVFYQKNLLYFFEGLSVAGAALIRAEERRVLETSERAVKMELLVGVPEFVMEPILFTVKPGGGSEGSYSHEGEEFLFMLEGCLEMWLDEAERYVLKPGDSLYFRSTLAHRWKNSGQKDAVILWVNTPPTF is encoded by the coding sequence ATGGAGGGTCAGGCGGTGGGATTCTTCACCATCGGGGAGGTGGGGAGAATGGTGGGTGTAAGTCAGTCTACATTGCGCCTCTGGGAGCAGAGGGGGTTGCTTAAGCCCGCTCGCCGCAACGGTAACCACCGCCTTTATTCCCCTGACGACATTAACCTCCTGAAGAAGATAAAGTATCTTGTCCGCGCAGAGGGGTTGAACCTGGCCGGTGTGCGTCACACGTTGAAGCAGGAGGGAGAACCATTGCCTGCTGTCGAGCCGACGGCCGCTCATGTCGCTGGCATTGGAGCTAAACTGCGGACCCTGCGCACGGAGCGCAAGCTCACCTTAGCCGATGTTTCCAGGCTTACAGGTCTATCGATCACCTTTCTCAGCCGCGTTGAGACCTCCAAAGCGAAGATCTCTGTGTCCACACTTCAGAAGCTGGCCGTCTTTTACCAGAAAAACCTTCTCTATTTCTTTGAGGGGCTGAGTGTAGCTGGGGCTGCTTTGATTCGGGCTGAGGAGCGACGCGTTCTGGAAACCTCAGAGCGGGCGGTGAAGATGGAGCTACTCGTAGGCGTCCCGGAGTTCGTGATGGAGCCGATACTTTTCACCGTTAAGCCTGGAGGCGGTAGCGAGGGTTCATACTCCCATGAGGGTGAGGAATTTCTCTTCATGCTAGAAGGTTGCCTGGAGATGTGGTTGGATGAAGCCGAACGATATGTATTGAAGCCCGGCGACAGCTTGTACTTCCGCAGTACGCTTGCTCACCGCTGGAAGAACAGCGGGCAAAAGGATGCGGTGATCCTATGGGTGAACACACCACCTACGTTCTGA
- a CDS encoding histidine kinase, producing MATEMEGGGLIPKRITPLNLIFFAIWGALTGLTWLLTAPIPLAPGALHWRIFAFMPQVIGIFFGPWTGFASGYLGTLVWAILGGYFNVMSPVTDGIGCGLQGLIPGLMINALLEPNVGVGKIVLWSTISGVIMVPIVAVGMYLVGIVPFWTAIYILIISDLPPIIIATPIVVRALAPALTRLSWLPPRV from the coding sequence ATGGCTACAGAGATGGAAGGTGGAGGGTTGATTCCAAAGCGGATTACTCCCCTCAATTTGATCTTCTTTGCCATTTGGGGAGCATTGACAGGGCTCACCTGGCTACTCACGGCCCCTATCCCTCTGGCCCCTGGTGCTCTTCATTGGCGCATATTTGCCTTTATGCCCCAGGTGATTGGCATCTTCTTTGGGCCTTGGACAGGTTTCGCCTCCGGCTACCTGGGAACGTTAGTCTGGGCTATTCTAGGTGGTTATTTCAATGTGATGTCTCCTGTTACAGATGGCATCGGCTGTGGACTCCAAGGCTTGATACCAGGATTGATGATCAATGCCTTGCTAGAACCGAACGTGGGTGTCGGAAAGATCGTTCTCTGGTCAACGATCAGCGGCGTGATTATGGTCCCCATCGTGGCCGTCGGGATGTATCTGGTTGGGATTGTACCCTTCTGGACAGCGATCTACATCCTGATCATTTCGGATCTGCCACCGATCATTATTGCGACACCGATCGTTGTAAGGGCACTAGCTCCGGCGCTGACGCGGTTAAGCTGGTTGCCTCCCAGGGTCTAA
- a CDS encoding energy-coupling factor transporter ATPase — protein sequence MSNIIEFHNVGYTYPRSTRAALQGVDLTIEEGDFVAILGESGSGKSSLAQCAVGIIPHLLGGHFNGEVTVAGLRMIESSIAQLVDLVGYVFQDADAQLFGLRVEETIAFGMENMGMPREQMVAKLKELAVLLRIEHLMRKHTSELSGGEKQACAIAAVLAMGPEVIILDDPTSPLDPVGKQRIRDIILDLNKKMGKTVILIDRESDWVATVANKVCLMKDGQLVQIGSPSRVFSDPATVEETGVAMPQLADLYLKLRAKGYNLNGLFLTYDEAKETLAEASILERLRCGSAEIAHHKLGKSPPGTGKPIISLRNLSFSYDHFPALRDINLDVFPGEVVALVGQNGSGKTTLAKHIIGLLKPGRGTVQVMGQDVAKASTAELARQVGYVFQNPDRQLFEATLLDEVAYGLKIQGDVQAGEKAQRILELFDLTSLADESPFSLSMGQKQRIAIASALVTEPNILILDEPVEGLDERNRRVLIDLIRKLHRSGKTIILISHDMNFVAKCSTRVVILQQGRILADGETREIFANPNLFVDTSLRLPLVTALALEGGCAGVLTVEEFVNNVEAALS from the coding sequence ATGTCAAACATAATTGAATTTCACAATGTCGGCTATACGTATCCACGCTCGACGAGGGCTGCTTTACAGGGTGTGGATCTGACGATAGAGGAGGGTGATTTTGTGGCCATCCTGGGCGAGAGCGGCAGTGGCAAAAGCAGTCTGGCCCAATGCGCTGTAGGCATCATTCCACATCTATTGGGTGGCCACTTTAATGGAGAGGTAACCGTGGCTGGCCTGCGGATGATCGAGAGCAGCATCGCCCAATTAGTCGACTTGGTCGGCTATGTGTTCCAAGACGCTGATGCCCAGTTGTTTGGACTGCGTGTGGAGGAGACGATCGCCTTCGGCATGGAGAATATGGGCATGCCCAGGGAACAGATGGTCGCTAAACTCAAGGAGTTGGCCGTTCTTCTCAGGATCGAGCACCTCATGCGTAAGCATACTAGCGAATTATCTGGTGGAGAAAAACAGGCCTGCGCTATCGCCGCCGTTTTGGCTATGGGGCCTGAGGTCATAATTCTGGATGACCCAACCTCTCCTTTGGATCCAGTGGGGAAACAACGCATTCGTGACATAATCCTGGACCTGAACAAGAAGATGGGCAAGACAGTCATTTTGATCGACCGTGAGTCTGATTGGGTAGCCACAGTAGCCAATAAGGTGTGCCTTATGAAGGATGGGCAGCTGGTTCAGATAGGTTCCCCCTCCAGAGTCTTTTCCGATCCAGCTACAGTCGAGGAGACCGGGGTGGCTATGCCCCAATTGGCCGACCTGTATCTGAAACTGAGAGCCAAGGGCTATAACCTGAACGGTCTTTTTCTAACCTACGATGAGGCCAAGGAAACTTTGGCTGAAGCCAGCATCCTGGAGAGGTTGAGATGTGGTAGTGCGGAGATTGCCCACCATAAATTAGGGAAATCGCCCCCCGGGACTGGTAAGCCAATCATCTCACTTAGAAATCTATCGTTTTCTTACGACCATTTTCCAGCCCTGAGAGATATTAACCTGGATGTATTCCCTGGCGAGGTCGTAGCCCTGGTTGGGCAGAATGGTTCAGGGAAGACCACCTTGGCTAAGCACATCATCGGCCTGCTGAAGCCTGGAAGGGGCACTGTACAGGTGATGGGACAGGATGTGGCTAAAGCGAGTACGGCCGAATTGGCCCGCCAGGTCGGGTATGTGTTCCAGAACCCGGATCGCCAATTGTTTGAGGCTACCCTCCTTGATGAGGTAGCTTATGGGCTGAAGATCCAGGGAGATGTCCAGGCAGGAGAAAAAGCGCAGCGTATCCTGGAGTTGTTTGACCTTACCTCCTTGGCCGACGAATCACCCTTCTCCCTATCTATGGGACAAAAACAGCGCATTGCCATCGCCTCAGCGTTGGTGACGGAACCTAACATTCTGATCCTCGATGAGCCTGTGGAGGGGCTTGATGAGCGGAACAGGCGTGTGCTTATCGACCTGATCAGAAAGCTCCATCGGTCTGGTAAGACGATCATTCTTATTTCGCACGATATGAACTTCGTTGCGAAGTGTAGTACACGGGTAGTGATCCTTCAACAGGGTAGAATCCTGGCTGACGGTGAAACGAGGGAGATATTCGCCAATCCGAATCTGTTCGTCGACACTTCCTTGAGGCTCCCCCTGGTAACGGCTCTGGCGCTGGAGGGGGGATGCGCCGGCGTACTCACTGTGGAGGAGTTCGTTAATAACGTGGAGGCAGCGTTGTCATGA